A segment of the Macrobrachium nipponense isolate FS-2020 chromosome 1, ASM1510439v2, whole genome shotgun sequence genome:
tggcccacccggcctcccctcaggagacaggtggaagagaaaatctgtcttagaaaatgggaatggttcctattcccgccacccagcggcggggcggtagatcacctgacctacctgtagagtgtgccgcgaaattcgaatttctatcggggacgacggagtctatagctaagtatatatctgccaggtaagtatgtataaaactttattgtatcataacaataacatttttctcttggccctagcaactaccaagaagacaagtgaatttcatGTATGGAGTCTCGCATCGGATTCAATGGAGACTGCTATTGGTTCTTGCCAGCACattatttctggcaaagaactaaaacccttctaaccctggctcagagctttgaagtcaagggacttcCCATTTAAGAGGGGAAGAGATAGaagggtctctttgcccagtcagggcgcTTAAGCTTTATCTTTAGTAGAAGAAATGGCTTAAGGGCctcctacagagtctttggggtgcgatgagggcccGAAGCACTTCCCAGAAGGTACTCAGAGGGATACGACAAGAGCCAAGAAAGCCCTGGGTTCGCCCACTTTCGGCTCTGAGTCATCTTCGACTTCCagacctccttcccctccttcgggCAAGGAGAGGGAGGATactgcaacgagaaacctcctgaacatgcaggaatagatctcgtcagcaacggaagtactcacgaaggatcctcctcggaggaagactcttctctcacATCCTATTAAGATATCCTATTGTCTACGGGACGTAACTGGCTCCAAGCGCCTCCCCTCGTCCTAGGCCAGAGGCTCCAGGTAGAAGAgaaccttccacccttctccagtctccggaCAAACTATTGTCTGTTTTGTTCAGGATCCTCGGAcaacgaagcgccagccaggcgccaagtgcCAAACAGGCGAAAagcgccagaggcagacagctcgGACGAGTGCGTTTATTGTCCGATGCGGACAAGgtgcgggcctccaacctggcgcaaatgtgCCAGAGGCGGACAGACCGGACAGgcgagagtgtccgatgtggacatcgccagccagCCTCGAAACTCCAGCcaggctcgaagctccagcaagagGGGAAGGCACCAGCCgggcgccaggcgccagaagcaccagccaggagccaggctccagccaggcgccagaaacGCCAGCCGGCATCAGGCGCCAGCCAAGAGtgatgcgccagccaggcgccaggcttcatccagatgagatccatatcaaagaacgccctggccttctttgcgACAAGTGTGATCTCCAAAGCACATGATAAgtgccttgatgattccttcaaacagctgagaattaaagcgcatgaagtgcaagcttttgcgaattctttttctttccataagaatatgtcaataaaggacatattagctgtcacatatgGGTGATGCAACTCTGCGTTGACTTTCCATTACCcaaaggatgtcaagataacctatgAGAGacccttctctcttggtttatacgtgtctgcggatacgttgctgggatagggagccgatactgatccttaactagtgagttaaattttatttatgtcgagtttttagggttgtttgaaaggagtttggggataactcttttcaatatCAGTACTAACcatcgtgttaggatcaggtgatcgggttggggttgtgctccttaattatgccattaggcaaggtgtgttgtcatgtaagtggataagaccccattgacaaatgccatcaggctctgtcgagtaagtggataagaccccatcgacagacccgcaagaactcttagccataggtcacatcctcgctgaggctcttgaggtgaagcagactcctaagcagtagctatgaagtcttctgcctaaacaagtaggaaccaaggttttatttattacctacaacgtatgttgtttacatgtctattcagtaaatagctgtctcttacccaccaccaagggtgccaatcagctaagtatatatctgacagggaagttgaatgtacaaaaatgatattgttattgtacatacaattttgtacatgcttacctggcagatatatacgaattaaatggcccacccagcctcccctcaggagacaagtggaagagaaaatctgattagaaaacgggaatggttcctattcctgccacccagcgggagggcggtagatcacctgacctacctgtagcgtgtgctgcgaaattcgaatttctgtcggggacgacggagtctatagctaagtatatatctgccaggtaagtatgtacaaaactttattgtacaataacaatatcatttgttcatgaaacttacctgtcagatatatatatagctgtattctctgaagtccgacagaatttcaaaattcgcggcacacgcagtgggcggccaggtggtagtacccattcccgccgctgggaggcggatatcaggaaccattcccattttctattcatattttttctgtcgccggtgctgtaaacaactgtttgcagtacctccgcctaggattttgaaacttcattagccgcttaagtatcctaattattctttcaataattgacttggatttgtggctaggcatacgctttcatagattaattaaaaattttttcattacatttgatgtctgaagctagttagcctagtttcagactttgttgtctgcatggggtaaggtgaggctaccggaactttcggtagacactcgcttagtatacatgacgtttacatgttttctttgttaaaagatcaatgtaattagtgtaatgtgtaaCTGATTATGGAAGAAGTATGATTCGTGTActcattttagagcgtgttagaatcaggaggtttcatacattcaacttacctgtcagatatatacatagctatcgactccgtcgtcccccgacagaaattcaaatttcgcagcactcgctacaggtagtcaggtgatctaccgccctgctcgggtagcaggactaggaactattcccgttttctaatcagattctctctgttgcTGGTAGTAtcaaacattgttgttacttcctcctgactggaattcttttttacaacgcttttgatcatctttcgactgatttttggtgacgtacttggatcgttgtttggcattcgctatcgtggactggtttttggacttcgctttggattttcgtgaatatgtctgattctagtgttagcttcagagtgtgtgtgaatgaaggctgtaaggtgaggattccgaaagcttcggtagatcctcacactacatgcagtggttgtagaaaggttgaatgctcaattgagaatagtgtaacgagtgtgagagattgagtgcgcaagaatggaagaaatctgacttcttacttgaagagttagagaaagatagagagaggaaggcggcttacaaaagccggaaaatgtctagtagttctgtagcttcttcttcttctcttaattatgcccattctatttcagccgttcacaagtttatccctctgattccgcctcagaaatagcggaactcagagcttcccttcaaaaaatgcaagagaaaatggaagcattggaaggtaagagaagtgaatgtggtttctcgagtgatgttagtgtccccagtgtagtggagggggcgtctggtcgtccctgcgacgctcccaggcctagacctcttccaagctccctggcccagaggagaaggaaagtcgaaagccttacgggggtcgtgggaatccccaacgatcaggcgtcccttcggcagcaATCgtatacatctcagactgccagggacagctatagaaaaagcgtcctttgtgagtgcttttcatcttctagttcgccttctccgagaagaggatggaaggaatcgaagctttcacgtccgctaaaaaaggaactggaaagaacctgagcttaattctagccccgagcgcttctctgaaggaggaggcgccttcggtaatcaagaaagctagaaaggatttagatccttggaagggaagactctcgagcgccttccagatctccttctcctgattcgaatgagcttcgaccaggagaattttgatgaatgtacaggagcaaatagcgtctttggtaggagtactttctaaagagcctactcgtaaaaaggatgacaggcttccgatttaagagatccaaataccgatccctgtcgggcgcgacgaaccccatccaggggagttgtcgcacaagcggccatctctggggggagcggtgcgttaggcaggcgagatgtgggaaaggaagtaactcctaccaagcgtcaggcgccaactaggagccaggcgccaagtaggcgcaaagagcctgactttactgtagatcgttctaggcccagatcttcatccaagcaacaagagccaactgagAAGAgaaaactcctgataggagtatagcgcctgctaagcgcaatatacttgctattcgaaaggcgcattccatgagcgatactcctatcaagcctcaggagtattcggaactagatgcgccttccgtaggtcaggagtattcgggaagagatactcctgccaagcgccttaattactctggcctcgatactcctcccaggcgccaggagtattctggactttttactcctaccaggcgccaggagtattcgaagcgcgatgcgcctaccaagcgccaggagtattctgagcttaatactcttaacaagcgccaggagtatttggagcgagatgcgccttccagatggcaggagtattcgaagagtgtaacgactgtcaggcgcaggattattccaaacaggatactcctaccaggcctcaggagtattctcagcgagatactcctgctaaacgccaggcgcattctcctcgtgaagagcttgacatccgacaggagtctaacaggcgtagagcagtgatacgtgactcgcctaatgataaaacgtaaggagagagttactcctagcccatctccttatgagtgcttcttcttcggaaaggaagaatcaagagaggagacagaggagggaagggagcctcCTTCTgatcctattaatttagatgacgtctcggaggacgaagttactaacagagaagggctttcgaattacaaagttctttctgtcttctcttagaagaatatggagatgcattaactccagcgctcctccttctcctcgctctctatttcaagtacgaaggcacacaagtcttcgtctttcctgaaaatgaagccggccatatccatgaaaagggccttacaatctctggactcctggatcaagactagaaggagttaggaaggacgatcttttgcatgcctcccgctaaactaaggggcAGGAGAGGGCATATGTACGAAACGTGGGAGaaaacatggggtctttcggaaatggaccatctcctcaagggacttttcataccttagaagtatttaacttcctagattggtcccttggggtcattgctaagaagtcccatgaaaaagaacaactaagccctgaaaccttgcatagcatccttacatgcatagattaaggcggttcaagatggatcggcggaagtgtgctccctcttcggtgcgggaatactaaagaagagagcggtcatagtgcctttctcactaaggccgtctcgccttcgcagagatccgctttgctgtatgcgcctctctctgagcatttatttccttcgcagttggtgagagacaatgcccattcgctaactgagaaagatactcaggatcttttaaggcaatcctcaaggaagaatagacctgtggctagtgaggaaaagaaagcatctaagccaactcaacaacagcagccctttcgaggaggctctcaggctagatccatcgtcagaaggaaatcaactggaaaaaaggggaagatctgccttccgtccctttaagaagggaaaatgagaaatctttcctccaggacacctgtaggagccaggtttacaattctttgcgggagcatgggaagacataggatccgatccttggtcaatgtcagtaatcaagaagggttattatatcccattcaacgACAGGACCctccttgacaacatcaccgagggaacaatgtcagccagatacaaggaccctgttctgatggatactctttcgtcaaatggtggagcagatgtgggacaaaagagcaatagagctggtactggatcaaagctccccagggttttttttttttacaatcgcttgtttctcgtagcgaaagcctcggggggatggagaccggtactggatgtaagttcgctgaacaaattcgtacaacaacagaagttcagcatggaaacgtctgccatcagtacttgcagctctccgtcaaggagattggatggcgtctctagatcttcaagacgcatatttccaNNNNNNNNNNNNNNNNNNNNNNNNNNNNNNNNNNNNNNNNNNNNNNNNNNNNNNNNNNNNNNNNNNNNNNNNNNNNNNNNNNNNNNNNNNNNNNNNNNNNNNNNNNNNNNNNNNNNNNNNNNNNNNNNNNNNNNNNNNNNNNNNNNNNNNNNNNNNNNNNNNNNNNNNNNNNNNNNNNNNNNNNNNNNNNNNNNNNNNNNNNNNNNNNNNNNNNNNNNNNNNNNNNNNNNNNNNNNNNNNNNNNNNNNNNNNNNNNNNNNNNNNNNNNNNNNNNNNNNNNNNNNNNNNNNNNNNNNNNNNNNNNNNNNNNNNNNNNNNNNNNNNNNNNNNNNNNNNNNNNNNNNNNNNNNNNNNNNNNNNNNNNNNNNNNNNNNNNNNNNNNNNNNNNNNNNNNNNNNNNNNNNNNNNNNNNNNNNNNNNNNNNNNNNNNNNNNNNNNNNNNNNNNNNNNNNNNNNNNNNNNNNNNNNNNNNNNNNNNNNNNNNNNNNNNNNNNNNNNNNCATcctagaattcaaggtttgattgTTTGAATTGTAGAATAAGACAACTCTTAATTTTTAGGAGcaaattttaggatttaaaggttgtCTTACACATGGAATATACggtaattaaaaatatttcattttgttatagATATTGTTTGAAGTTATGTATGCAATAAAGCCTAAAAGCTAGACCTAGTTTCATTACAATACAATGCAAAgttcttatattttcatgttcataaaaaaataatatcacaacAAAGAATAAAATCACCTGAAATTGCCAAACTGATGGGTCATAAATTGGTTGAATTTTGATAACACACCATAGCTAAGCAAAAGGGTAAAGCTTCAAAAACACTGAGAATTTGGTATCTACAACCGTTTTCGTAAACTATTAGTCAAACATAAGAAGATATGATTTTGGGGAAGGAAAAACCCTCTTGCAGCAAAGTTCATCTTCTGGGTAAAATGTACTTTCAGTTAAAACATTTCATCTCATGATCAAAAGAGACAATGGATGAAATACAAGAAATGCCTTATATGACTGAATGATATGAATTACACAACATAGAAATCAATTTGAGCTATAAGAATGTGATTTATGCAACATTGGCAATCAATTTGAACTATGATTTCAACAAGCTGTAAAGAGTTTGGTTGACATATGAAAGAAGGGCACCCATTAGCACATGCAGATGGTTACTGGCCCACTACCATTCTCTCTTAAACAATGAATAAAGTGTAAAGGATTCTGTTTGACCACAAATTAGGATATTGATAAGCAAAGCCTTTTTTGTGAAGTAAAACTACTGCATAAAAGGCTGGCATCCCAGGCCAGATGGAGCTTTTGAAATTATTCCAAATCAGTCCCAGGCTTCAGCAGTTTTTTCTACTTCATTCCCAATGCCTACACATCATTTAACAAATGAATTTGCACATCAGCTCCCTTCTAaccaaggacttttttttttaagcccatgacgataacagaaaattaaatttgCTGTATTAGTCTACTTACTTTAGGTGGTGGAAATCATGAGCTTCAGGTGATGGGAAGAAAGGAAGATGATATCCACTATGAGCATTTAATGTGCTTAGAAGTGCCAAACTGGCCCAAAGCCACACTGTTGCCACATGGCTGCCAAGTAAAAGTGGTCCCAGGAATACTGGCATCAGGTTTGACATAATGTGTTCCAGAGGATGAGCATAGATGGCTGTGATGGCAATAGGGCTCTGCCATTCGTGGTGCATCTTGTGGAAATGTTTATACAATAGACGGTGATGGAAGAGTCTGTAAAGAAAGTAAAGTGTTGACCGACTGttcattttctttacaatcttatCCATAACTGGTTATCCTATTAAGATATTTAAGGAATCTTAAATTAGCTCTGAGGTGGTAAGCCAAAAACAATAATGCAAAAAATATTAACTTTGTCAATACTTCTGGAAAtttaaatgtgtaaataaatatatcctTGAGTATTATAGTTAAAACATTCTTTGATAGGTTTATACGTAGGCCTGTGAGCTTTCATGGCATAAACAATCACCAGGTCACTAGCAAACATCAGAGTTTTTGAAAGTCACAAACTCTTAACCAAAATATTATGCAAGTTACTCACTCAACAGGGGAGTTCCCTTTGATATATGGAAACAAAAGATCTTGTAATTATGGAGGCATGGTTATCATaacatcccattccttttttatctttaaaataaagaGTAACCATagtaattttcatttcatcactaCAAAATTTTCACTGTTTCTGGtatgaaaaagtacttttaaaaatCATCTTCCTACTAATTATAATTTTAAGGTAGTCaaggacagcaaaaaaaaaaaataataaatgccgTTTTATGAGAGCTTATATCGTGATACATACATTATTTCTTAGATGTGAGTGAATAAAATTCAATGAAGCTTTTGAGTTATGTAATAAACCtactaaattaaataaacaagttGAGAAACCAATTATTGGCAAGTAACTTTTCATGAATTTATAGAGGTATAGTTTTCTTGTATATAAATGTCCTTTTTTCTTGCTGTAATTTTAATAACTTGAGTATATGACTAAGTAGTTCTTCACCTTGAATTAGACCAATCAAATACATCCAGAAATTTATCAAGACTGAACCAAGATATGATTAGGCAGTACCCCTTAATGaacaatttacctctgtacttttAACTAGTTACAATCTACTACTACTGTAATAAATTATTCTTATAACACTGAACTAAACCCAATGATAAAAGACAATTAGAAATTTTGTCACAGCTTAGATAACATCATCCAATATATATGATCTATTGGGACAATCCATTAAGGCCATGGCATTTATTGTTGAGAAATACCAGACACAACATTCCTCAAAGAAATTATGCATACGTATTTAGAAACATCTTACACTGACATTTTATAATTTAACATACCATACCTGTGAGAGTAGTAGAAGCCAATTTCCTCCAAAAGTATGCATATAATCAATTCAAACAGCACCCAATGAAAAGTAGGAAGCTGAGGTGACTGGTCATACCCTCTCAAACACAGCAGATAGTAACAGGCCATACTAAATGCAAGTCCAACAACAATTTGATTGAAGTTCACCCACAGAAtgcactgaaaaatattttttctagttaGTCTTTGTGACATTTCTTAAAATACTCGGCTCTCTGATAACATACAGACCTCCAAAGAAGCAATACTTAAACTTCaagaaattaacatttttttaatcaatttgtatttttcatagctaacaaacttgaGTTCTTCACAATGGGATAAATCTTTTcatgccagctggaaaccggttaaaacaatcagattgtatagcaaggaatctgtgacatctggcaactcatgcgtatacgAGGTGAAGGCTGGTCGGCAACCAAGCAAGCACCTCGTGACGCATTCGTCTTTCCCCCAAACCCAGGATAAAAAATttgagaggggcagctagaggtgggcagtaaatgttaagacctcaggtttgttagctatgaaaaatactacgaattgattaaaaatttgtcatttgtttatatgcataacaacccttcggtcttaacaataggatagacttatacttggagagAGGTACTACAAgtatcctaaaccagctgggagttaacccacctgaccaTCCGTCCTAGAAGAACGAGTTCTAATTAGGGGGTCTGAAGCCAGTGAGAAAATAGATCATTGgatatctaaaaactcagccATCTGGATTtaaatacaatgatatatggacAGATTCATTGCATTCTGACTGTTCAAGTAACGAACCATATGAACCACAGGGGTTTgctaccactcctcactccccttgctagagagaggagcACTTGCTACTGATTAGCAGGTTTGTCTATTGCATAGTCACAATGCAAAaccactaccagtatgactaccttactcacctgtatcagaccagttccagcatatgacatGTCTATTCTTTGATCCAcccataggaagaagaaaggaacaaacagaaagaaagagaccagccaactcagtcattctctcttccacacaatcattttGGGTGAGATACAAATAGCCCTGTGAGGGGCAGGTGAATTACACAACTTTTTGGGCATGTACCATCAGCccatctcacgtggtgcaccgtAGACATTGCTTACGGGTCTCTGTGGGATCCCTTCAGGCCTCAGTTGCAactcctttaattccttttactgtatcttcattcatattctctttctttcatctggctttctaccctctctaacaattgtttcacagtgtaaatatgaggttttcctcctgttacacctttcaaacctttgtagtGTCAATTTCGCGTATTGGGCAGGTACAatcagtgcatctcatgtggtgcactgtagacactgCTTAACAAGTGGCATTCCACCctctctgacaattgtttcacagtgtaactgacctttcaaacctttgtagtGTCAATTTCCCTCTTAgtgctgaatgaactcatagatCCAagcaaattctatattctatttggTTCAAAAGGATATACTTCAGCAATAATCATTAAATCcaaaaaaccaaaggaaaaactTTTCTAAACATAAGGAATACATAATAGCAAACAAAACTCCACATGAATTTAAACTATTATCACCTTGCTTTTCCTAGTACTACTGTCAGAATTACAGGCACTGACAACTTGCTAACACTATAGTGGAAAACACAATACATATTACAATAAACTTTCTGCTTTCCTTGACTGAGAAAGGGAAGTGACTGCCAATTCTGTACCTGACTGTTCCCATTACAGGTCATAAAAATGGAGGAAGATGACCACAtcaaaagtgaacttctatcaccagaaatacaaatctctgtaTCTTTAGCAAAACTTCATGTGTTTGAGCCAAACTAAAAAGTGAACCAATATAATTATCTGGAGTTCATGTGAAATTTTACCTGACGCATTTGAGGATACAAATGTCATGGTTTTTCAGGGCCCACACGGCTAAATCTATTACTCAGTGGTTTGATTACTGTCAAGTACAGTATATTTAATGACTGGCCAGGGAATAGCCCGATATAAGTCCCATACAGAACTTGCGGGAGATTGTCCAGCGAGATCTTTGGGAAAGATATCTCATCCATCCCGAAGCTGGAGAAGGAAATCCGCTCATCTTGGCAAAACATCTCTAAGGAAACTTTATGTAATCTCACCTTATCTGTGCCCAAGAAACTAAAGAAGTTATTAAACACAAGGGGAATCCTATTAATTATTTGTACTAAATAATAaggcaaataaaatgaaataggtaGAGGGTTTTTATTTCacccttttttttaacattaggtCCCTTATGAACTTGCTAAACCACCTCTTTTTCAACATCAGAAAGGAGCTATACGTGATAAATGCTTAATTATACAAATCTCTATTTTTGTCTGTATAATACCCATTTACATCATCTATATTGCCgtcaaaaagtgaaaaataacatTCTTACTATTAATAGATTCACGTCACCCATGCATCTCATGCCCAGCTCAGTTCCTtacaatgctcctgattggctattgataagccaatcacagtttctggtgatagaaattaatttctcgatatagtgtggtttggatcccacaataagctgtaggtcccgttgctgtgACCAATTGgttttcctagccacgtaaaaatatctaatccttcgggccagcctaggagagctgttaatcagctcagtggtctggtaaaactaagatattttgtgagagagagagagagagagagagagagagagagagagagagagagagagagagagagagagagagagagagagagagagtaaattgcaGTTGCTTCATCATTTCATCCTGAGTCCTGACATATGAGATTTATCTttattaaattatgtatttagatatataatcatttaaaaaAGGCAATAGTAAGATTCAGTCAGCCTTTATTCATAGAAAAtgatactttcaataataattaatatagtataGGTTTTGATTGCATAAAAGGAAAACTTATTGACATGATTGTATGaatagtaaaacaaaacaaaaataatttttaagttaACCAGTGTTTTCCAACTGCATCAATAAACACAGACAAGTCAATGGTTTaagaattataatgatataagaattatgaacaAAGTCataacataaataagaaaaatgaaggatTAGATGGATATAGGATGACTGAttgtagcaaaagaaaaatcaatgggataAATGAATTTCCTCTAAAGGATATGGAaggatgatggtgataatgatagtgacgataAACAATTCTTAATAGTCTTTTCCCCCGTTAGATTTCATCTATCGAGGGAtcgtgatcatgatgatga
Coding sequences within it:
- the LOC135219846 gene encoding fatty acid hydroxylase domain-containing protein 2-like, with the translated sequence MADVKSYQGDQEMGVRKPSPAAADLWSTLKKALFIIGSTTIVFVALRNSLTYHLQHFWGASGNFWQHQWDKILNTFGDDPYNLMVYGSTIVSYFVYWTIGSIYTLMDIFNKPSFLRRYKIQPGTNEPVENGKLIKCILWVNFNQIVVGLAFSMACYYLLCLRGYDQSPQLPTFHWVLFELIICILLEEIGFYYSHRLFHHRLLYKHFHKMHHEWQSPIAITAIYAHPLEHIMSNLMPVFLGPLLLGSHVATVWLWASLALLSTLNAHSGYHLPFFPSPEAHDFHHLK